The genomic interval acctatatatatacaaatatatgtatttgtatatattcttgtatatctatctatatgtatatatatatatatagtgaACCTACTTGGGTAGCTTTTGCAGAGGACTTCGACAGGCGTGGACATTTTCTTTTCCATGATTTTGTGGTACTTCTCTTGCTTTGTGTTGGCTTTGATTCCTTGCCAGGGCAGCGTTCCTCCTGCGAACAACAGCCCCGCGAAACGGATATTGCTCTCGCGTCGCCAGAGTCCATCGCGTGGGCGTATCTCGTCACCATACACATCTATGGAGCCGTGTGCATATGCACCAGAGGCCGCTACGTGAGGCGACACAACGGTGCCTTCTTGAAAGACCCAAGACACCgttcgctgccggcgcagcgtcgctgTATCAGACTAAAAGTCGAAAGAAGCTGGACCTTAGTCACGCCCTTTTCCACGCACGGGGTTGTTCTGTTTGGCGTCTCACCTCGGCAGAAATACATGAGCACGTAGCCCACAGCCTCGAGGTCATCGCGGCGACTCTGCTCAGATCCGAGGTGGGCGCTGATGGAGGCGTAGCGCGCGGTGCCTGTGAGGTTCTTGTTCTCGCGATACGGGATGTGCTGGTGTGTCTTGGGGTCGCGGAACTTCTTCGCAAGCCCAAAGTCGATCATGAAAATCTAAAAAGAAACACGATACATACACGTACGTACAGGGCcagcatacatatacacatacatatagatacacACATGTGTATGCTTTTATATAAACACACATATCTGCATATATCTCAAACCTGTCTCCTGGAGCGAATACGCGAAGTCCGTTTACTCTAAACCCGTATGACTCGagagcgggcggcggagtgAACGCCGATGCTCCACGGCGCGGGCATGCTGAGCACTGAGCGtgaagcgagaggaagggcgCGCCAAGCGAGAGAAACAGATCGCGAACGCACGGCGGCAACTCGAGGCGATTCAGGAGGTAAAGACGTGTGGGAGCTgagagaaaaacgcgtgATACGCCGCGACGCCACCAGGCAACACACACGTACacgcaaatatatatatatatatttgcgcAAACACGAAACGAGGCGAGAAAGCGCGAGGAACGAGATGACGAACCGTGTTCTGGTGACCGGGGCCGCCTAGAAGGAAGTTGTCGGGCTTGATGTCTCTGTGGATGAAGTTTTTGGAGTGTATGTACTCTACACGTTGCAGCTgagggcgcagcagaagacaCACGCGGCACACTCCGAGGCCTCTTCAGCTTGTGTTGAAGCGCTCTGCTTGTCGGCAGGAAGAACGCAAGCCCGCGGCTCACGGCCGAAAATCGAAAAAAAGGCGATCCTGGCGTGGAGGGAGAACGGTGATGAAACACAtggcgcgccgagaggcaCGCTAGAGACGAGGGGgacggagagacgcgccaACGAAACAGAGGCGTCAAAAACAGAAGGACAGACAAAAGTTGGAAGTGGAACAGGCAAGTGTCCCATAGAAAGAGCCAAAAAACGCGGCGACTTCACCAGAAGGAGCGAGGAAGCCAGACGcggggcgcgcagagaacAAAAGAAAAGACGCCGCACCGACGAGATGACAAGAATCTTGTCGGTGTCAAAAACTTCGAAAGGAGAAAGCAGAGATTCGTCGCGCATGCGGACTTACGAACTGgtccgcgaggagaagaacaGTTTTCAGAGAGAAGGTTCGGTTGCAGAGGTTGAAGACGTCTTCGAGCGAAGGCCCCAACAGCTCCATCACCATGATGTTGTAGTCGCCCTCCGTTTCGCAGCAGTAGGCCTGCGCGATCCCAGGTCCACCTTGCAGATGCTTGAGCAGTTTGTACTCGTACAGCAGCTGTGGATGCTTCGCCTTGGTACTCTCGACCTTCAGCGCAACCTCCTGACCCGTCTGCGTGTTAAATCCTGCAAAAAGAAGACACGCGACGATGCAGCTACACGCGCCAGGTGACCGCCGGAGAGGGCGCAGACCTCCACGAGGAGAGtgaagagagacacgaaCGAAGCATGAGGAAGGCAGAGGACAGACAATACGAAGAAGCCACACCGAAGGACTCAAAAGAACTGCGAGCTagaagacgcgaaagacGAGTCAGAACGAAGCAAACAGAGTGAAGAGAGGACACCAAGTGCagcaacacacacacgcccATCCACCGACACACACAGATACGCACACAGACGTACAAAAGTAGATAGGTAGGTGTACgtggatagatagatagacaaaTAGACAGACGAATAAAAACACACATAGACAGGTATATATAGAGATATATACGTGGGAAGAGACGAACATAGAGATATATGTAGATAGCTAGGTAGATATACGGATACATGAGTACATTGGGCGCATTCGAGGAGGCAGGCAGggggagcgcggcgcctgaagCTGTCTAGCGTCGCGATTTGCAGCGACGTACCTTTGAAAATGTCGCCGAACGATCCAGACCCGAGTTTTCTTCCGACTTTCCAAACCCCAGCGACTTTGAGGTCCTTGAGCGCCGTGACCGTCGAGGGCCCTCCCCCCGAGTGCGGGCGACTCTCTTGGTGCTGAACCATTCTCCGCGATTTCTTTTCTTCCACGCATTCTTCCTTCCTCATTTCGGCGACCCGCTTTACTCGGAGAGAAAAAGATAgacctgtctccgcgccgcagaagactcGCGTGTCTTGCcacacgcgcagctcgcgtcgGCAAGGCCCAGCCAGGGGGGAAAGGAAACGCCCAAGGCGAAgggaaagaaagagagaaggcgactcGGAGTGGCACTGGCGGAAGCAGAACAAAGGATATAAACCGCAAGCGTCTAAGCTGCGTCGCGAAAAACACAAGATGAGAAAATGCTCGCGGATGTACCCTCGGAAACAAACGAAGGAGACaaggagaaaacgaagaccAGAAAGCGAGAGATGCGATGATACTGACTTGTGAAAAGCAGGGAAGGCGTCTTCACGACGAAGAGTTGATAAGGATTCCGCGGACTACCGTACAAATAGCAGCTCTTggagacacgcagagacaaTCAGACTGAAGAATGACTGGAGAGACTACTGTAGGAAACAGCAAATGAAACGCCCTTGTTTGGCAAGTCTACGCACACACATGAGGGCTCCACTGAAAAAAATGTCTGAAGGTATGCGCGAGCGGGAGCAAAACGCCTGTGGCCAAAGAGAAAAGGCACGAGCCCATGACTCTCCTCttcgggtgtacgtacacccaaCAAACGCAAAAAATAAGAACGCCGCGAGCAGTACAGAGGAGCGAGTGTAGGTACACCTGTGAGAGATCAAGCAAATGAAGAATGCCGGATATGAGGAGTCCGTGTACGTAAGGCTGAGCCCAGACGGACAAACGCGACCACTCAAAGGAGGTCGAAGACTGTCCCTCAAACCGGCAACCGAGTGAAccaggtgtacgtacagtcGACGGTGATGCAACAATGCGCGAGAACGACCCAGAGGCACACCGAAGAAAAGGAGTCGAAGGCGGGTATGCACGGAGCCGCCGGACGGTTTCCCACGAGCGCGGAGCAGGAAGTCAGAGTCGATGGCTTGAGGCAAAAACTGGAGGGGCGCTTTGATAAGAGATTCTTAATAGACGGACACGACTCACACAGAAGAACGCGTTTACCCACTCAGCAGCACGCGCCTGCCAGATGTGTTGCGTCTCGTACGAGGCCCACAGTGGCGCATGCGTAGAAGGCAGAAATCACTTGGAAGCGCAGCTATACTTCTCCAGCATGCGGGCGAGGGCAGAGAGGTCTCTCGGAATGATGACGGTAGCGACGCCGGTCTGGCGTCGCGCCAGACGTGCACATTGATCAGGGCGAAGCATACGCGTGCGGATTCGCCAGTCGGTCACCGCGGAGCACATGGAGAAAGCAAAGGCGAGGACACAGCGCTGAcgacgaagcagaggcggaaggcgcacaGAGAAACATCTTCCGCACAGACCGCGACCCGTGTATGCCCCCCCTGTCGATCGGGAAGCGCGGCACGAGCCCCTGCCCCCCAGGGCTCCAGACGAACCACGGAGgaccgcaggcgaagaagcacgAAAACACGCCCACACCCAGGAAAAAGACGCACGAAGAGACACCATAGGCAGGGTGTGTTGCCAGCACGCTGCTGGGGGCttgcgccggcgaggcgaaaaagcgaagagaagaTAGGAGGCGCGGGAAAATCAACGCAAACAGAAACGAAGCGGCCGCTGAAGAATGGAAGAAAGCGGCCGAAGGACAGCTCTCGCGTGCagaaaggcgcgcgcggcgagaggagggtACGATTTCCAGCCAACCTAGCTCACAGAGGAGGggcaggagaagaagggcacGACGGGCCGAACGAATCGAAGACAAAGCAGAGAATCTGCGAGGAAAGATGACAAAGGGGACAGCCGGCGACGAAGGACGAaacaggagaggaggaggagcgggaGGAGTTCACAGATGCAGTGAGGACATCCCCTCGCAGCGCGGCTGGCGTGTAGGTatctgcagcgtctcctgTCGAAATGGGTGCTTCAAAGAGCTCTGGTCGATCTGCTGAGTTCTTTCTGAGGAGTATATGAGAAGTTGAGGAGTTGCAGTGTGCATACACTGGTAGCGAAGTTCTGGGTGAGTCGGCTGGACGACCCGTGCGGTTGCGAGCGActcgtcctcgtctctcgGTTTTTCCAAAGCTCCGCGTCAACAAACGGGGAGGCACAGAGGCGTCCACAGCGGCCTTCGTTAACTCGCGAAAATGGAGCGAAAATTGCCGGAGAAAAGCCTGGGAAACAAGGGGGACAGTCTTGCGCAGGAAAGGGCGCGCCGGGTACGAGTGGTGATCCGTGCAGCCGCCAAAGCTGGCGTGGCGGATTCCACAGGAGAGAGGCCGAAAGAACGAGACAAAATACGAATCGTGTCGCGGGCCTGCTGCCGACTTCTGCAACGCGGCAAGTTCCTCGAGACTCCACTCGTGCGCTTGCGTTCATTCGCGTGGAAAGCAGAGCTAAAGAGGGATCGCCATGTCGGCGACTAGTAGTATCCGCCTTGGGTCGAGAAAATAGCGACAtgggcgcgcagctgcccttCGAGCTGGCAAAGTCCGACGAAAGGCAAAGCGTTTGCACgaaaaaaacacgaaaaTCGCGCTGCCTCAGGGAGAAACAACGCGAATAACCCAAGGGAAAAAGCTAacccgccgtcgcgcgcgcccgtaAAGACGAAAGTGGCGACCGCATTTGCGACTCTCGAAAGCagcgcagaaaaacgcgagagggTGGCGCTGCCCGAACAAGAACTGCGAAGGGTCGCGGCAACCTGGCAAACAAAAGCGTATCCTGGCAAACTCGCGAGCCAGAGAACAAGAAAACACCCACATACCGCGCGAAAAACCGACCTGAGAAACGCGAACTCACTCCCTCGCGTCTATCCAGCTATAAACAAGAGGAACCGGCTCCACGCGGAGTCTTCGCGtgcacgccgccgacgaccCGCTCAAGGGcctgaggccgcagaggcgagttCTTCCAGTTTTCTCCACGAAACCCCTTGTTTTCTTTGCAGTTCCGCTTCGCGGCTTGGCTTCGACTCGGTTTGCCTAAAGGAGTTGGGATCCTTCACAAAAGTAGATTATGCGCTTTCCATCGGGACGCCGCGGAATGTGCAAGcccgctgcttctgcgtAGACTCACCAAGACAGTGGAAAACACGCAAACACCTCATGGCAGTGCACAACAGATGAGATCCGTAGAGGTCAGAAAATAATATCCACATCCCCAGGGTGGCCTGACGGAGTGCAGCCGCGAAGCTTCTTGTCGAACAGACGCGGATTCCCCTTGAGGCTCGCCTGTGGGCTTGAGTCGTACTGGCGACCACAGAACGACGGCAGTCGTGCAGCGCCGGCTCTTCTCTACTCACACAGCGAGTCAGTTAGGCAAAAACCAATAGCTACAATCGCATAACCACCAGAGACCTCGTGCATGTACTGCAGAAGGATGCAGCCTCGGAATCGCAGAAAGCTGAGTGGAACGTGGCGTAATCCCCCTGCATGGCAGAAATGTACGATGGCAAGAGGCCGATACTGGCCTTCCTTCGCATGTGGTCTAAGCTCTCTGCGAGTTCTGTAAGCACACGACAGAGTGCATGTCTTTGACTCATAGACGCATCGCGCCAAAGCAAAGCATACAGAGAAACGACTCCATGCCCGTGTGACCGGGCGGCTCGTGGCGATACGAGCCCTTCATCCGTGTCTAGCTTCCACAGAAGGACCTCCCGCGGAACGATGGTGCTCCACACCACTCGGAGTGTCTAGCAAAACCTTCCATTCCCCTACTGTCGAGTGTGATACCGGAACAGGTAGGCATCCGCATGAGCGAGGCGACAACAGTCATGGCTTCTCCCGTACGCATTGTTTTGTGATGGAGCGTTCTACGGCTGTCTGTCCTGCGGTGGCATACATCTTTGAGCCTCCCTGTGACGGTTCACGCGGAGTAAGTAGTGCACGAGGGTTGCTGACAGATTGACTTATCTCACTGCCCAGGGGCTGCTACGAACTCGATTGTGAAAACTCGAAGCGGACCGATGTTTGCGGTTCAAGGTGATCGTTCAGGTGTACAGAATATCATCGATTCAGTGTGTCCTAGACTAACTGGCGCGTTGAACAAGATATTAGATAAAATGTGGAGAGTCACAGCAACTTTCACGCGCGACCATGAAATTCAGAGCgacgaaagagagaggatgCTCGAGTCGAATTAAGTGCGACTGACACGGCAGCGAGTCGTGGGACTCGAGGGAGAGGTTCACACGTCTTTGGCATGTTGAATGGCAGCGAGCTAACCAAACCGCGGAGAGTCTTAGACTCGGAGTTCTGGAGGTGTACAGCTCAAAGGCAAAACTATCCGCGTCAAGGCAGCGGGAACACAGCAGGGATCGCTAGTTCCCACGACAAAAGTTCAATTTTTCGGTTGCTATCCGCCTTGCGCCGTAGGATTCTCTTCAGCCGATTCTCGCGCCAAGTCTTCCGAGATTTCTTGAAAGAGTGCTTCGTAGTCCCAGGCTTCGTCTTGTTCGATTACCTGAAATCCACCAGCATGGCAGATGGGATGCTTAATGTTCAGTATAGTCTGGAGGAGCGAGGTGTtcagagcagcggcgccatgTGTAAAGCCCGTCCAAAGGCCGTGTATCGCAGACAGAACGAAGGCTCTTCAAACACCGCCTCCCCATATTTGAGGAGCCTGTGTAATGagggcgcagctgcacgGACAAACACTTCGAGCGACATCTTTTCACTTTTCACGTGATGGCACAAGCAAGCAGCCTGAAGCTGGAAACCCTCCTTGCTCTGGTCGTACCGTGCGATCTGAGCACAGGCCAACAAGGAGCGGAGCAAGATTGATCCCGAACTCAGGATTGCAGTTGAAGCACTCGCGAAGGTctttttctgtttcctctATTGGGTTGGACATCTCGAAATCTGCATCCTCCAGACTCGGAGTCTCCGCTTGGCCTTCGCTGAAAAAAAGTGTCTACACACGTGCTACAGTGCAGCACTCGTGGCATTTATGTACCTGCACGGGTAGCCTGCAACGAGATGGGTCGAATGTGTGCGTACGAATGTGTGCTGTTTCTGCGGTTAGCCACCAGCAGACCGATTCTGACAGCCGGGAGTGCGTGGCGTTATACATGCTCCCCCTGGGACTGCATTCCCTCGCAAGAGCGTGGGTTCGACTACATTGGTCCGACTGGCACAACAGAGATTCTCTGCAGCTTCATCAGTATTTTGTAGCCTTGTAGCCTGCTCGCTCGGAGAATCCCCGAGGAATGTTTACCTGTTCTCTTCAGCCGCGCCGATGCCCGCAGCATCAGCGGTGTCAGCGTGAGCATCGAAGTGGCATTCTCCAGCCCGTTGCTCATTCTTGACCCGCTCGCCCGCAAGCTGGCTACCTGCGCCAGTGTAGAAACGACAGATACCTCGAATCGCGGGTTTCTACTCGATTTCAGCTAAGTGTAAACCCGACGCATTCTTCCGGGACTGCTCCCCGAACGTACACCTCGTTCACCAGCAGCAATTACCGAATGGAACACTTTTTCTATTATTCTTCGACAACAGTTGCTTGAATGTGCAAGCACGGAGCTTGGCGACTAGAGCGTGTCCGTTCTACCTTCCGCGTCCACCTGAGGAACTCAACTACTTCCGCGGTGCCGTCTCCACTGCCAGCAACTCAGACGTTTTTTAGAGGCGAGCCCGTTCCCGGGAGAAGCACACACAAGTAAGCACGATCCAGCGCTTGCAGACTTCCGGAAAGCACAGCAACTCTATTCGCGTGCCGGAGTCGCAATATCGCGCTGACAGGCAAATTGCAGAAAGAAAAGGCAACCACCGCCGTGCCCCGCCGCGGTGCTGCGCAGACCTACGGCAGCGTCCAAGGTCCTTCACCACATCTTCATCACTTTTCTGAGAATCTCGGGTCCGCCACATTGGGTTTTCCTGGGCCGAAGAATGCGTTTCATGCGTCAGTGCGTAAGGGTGTTCCTGTGCGTATCGCCGCGACTACCCGTTTGCCTCGAAGCGCCACCGAATCCTTTAAAAGGAATGACATAAAACTACCTCTCTCTCGTAGAAGCCAGCAGCAAGCCAGTGTCCTGGCGCCTTTCGACACGAGCTTCTCTAGGGAGGTGACTGTGTGTGCTTTAAACGGAGTAGGCGAAGGAGTTCAGACAACAGGCTCCTCCGTCCGCGATTAACGCAACTACACGGATCGTCTCCCGACGCCTTCTGATACAGACGAAACCGGATGCGGAGTTAATGGCTTATCCTCCTGTACTTGCCAATGGTGTGCGCTCTTATGATGACAGCTTTTCACGACTCTCGCGTAATGGCGAATCGGCGCTTCAGCTCGAACTTTTCGCAGCTCCCCCCAGGGGCAGAAGggggcgcggccgcttgGATGGAGCTAACGTAGCGGGACCggctctcctcgcggggCATCCGACATGTTAGACGTCCAGGTGAATCGATTTTCTGACTAGAGCGAAAGCCTCACACGAAGCAGAGGTCTGAAGATATCAGGGTCGCCGCTGGAGTACGCACGGCGTTGATAAACTACGCGGCTCTTGCTCGGTCGTAAAACACCGAATTCTGCACAGACAGATCCATCCAGGACTATGAATGGGGTCAACTGAATGGGGTCAACTTTGCCGTTTTCGTTAGTGTAAGGTTCCGATACGTTCTTGTATACAAAAGACGGCGCATCTGTTCGCGTCCACGACAGCTGCCGTAAGTCGAGCGTGCCGGAACGGCAGGGAGCGGCACTCTAGACGCCTCTACAAGATAGAATGCCAAGACCAGAAGGACATATAATTCGAAACATTTAGGGCCAATGCATCTGATGCGAAAAAGACAGAGCAGGAAACGCCACTCCCCTCTCGTTAGTATGTTCCTAGCAAAACCCGATGTGCTTACACCGTACAACAGCCGAACCTGCATTAAGAAGTGCTGAAAATGCCACATTATCTCTAGCATTCTAGAGCAGTGCAGGCTTCGTTAGTGGAAAACCCTAGTTGACTTGCGTCAGAGAAAGCGGACTCCGTGAAGAGAACGAACCGCACACTCTGACTAGAGTCTTTTTGTGGATCAATGGAGAGCTCATCTCCATTACGCAAAACGACAATATTTCGTCGTGCGGTGAAGAGTTTGAGGGCACGTGGTGCATGCGCGGGCATACAGGGAATCGGCTGGAGCCGATAAGTCAGCATCGCAGCACGTTCGCACACGGATCGCCGCGTGCGAAGACCTCTGTCGTACACCATCTCGGGACGCTAACGATCCACATAGTGCGAACCCCATTGGCGTTGTTCATTTCTACGAGTACAGACGCAGCTGACTTCACGACTTTATAGTTCCCAGAATAATGAAGCTGACTCCGGTTTACGAGATACAGAAAACCAAGTTCTGTATGACTGCAGAAGTCCAGAGTATGATTTAGCCTCCGTCGAAAGGCTATGGATCCCCCGACGTGTAAATCTTTCCCTGCTGCACCCTGCACTGTGCGCGCCTTTCAGTTCCTCCGTCAAACAACTAGGGTAGTACATGTGCAGATCGACACAGATACATGTGGTCTGTGCATGCCGGGCAGGTGTGAAACTATTATCGTGACTGGCATTCCACGCTTGTAGCTCTGTGAGCGTACTTGGCGAAGTGCAGTTCTGCTGATGTACATTGACATTCGTGCACACCTGTTAAGGCGACGGAAGCTACCCTTTTCGCGTGAGATTTGGATTCATGCACAGCTGCATCTAACGAGGTCGTGTCGTGGTGCAACCCTGATAGTGGACTGTGCACCCGTGTGCACATTCATTGCCTGAAATCGAGCGCCGCGTGTACTGCCAGGGGTCGCCGCCACGGCAGACTCACACTTCCTCCCCCAAGTAAGCCTCCCGGAAAGATGTTCAAGTCCTTTCTCGATGCTTCCTCGAGGCGGTTTGTTTTAAATGCAAACATTTTTTGCTAGATGCATATGCGCGGGAGTTTTTCTTCAGTGACGTAAACCGCTTCTGAGGCCAaccctgcctccgcctctctttgtcgggccgctgtctcttccgGTTTCTCGGCGGAGAATGAGCTCGATGACGTGTTTTGCTGGCTTGCAAAACTCCATGCGCGGGATTCCCTGTGGCAAAAAGACCTAGTTTTCTTATTCTCCAAAAAGGGAGGACGTTGTTTGGCGGGTCCCGTTTTTTTTGGAAAACGCGAGAGGTTGTTGGCATGCATGCTCTTGAGAAGACAAGGCCTGCTGGGTT from Besnoitia besnoiti strain Bb-Ger1 chromosome XI, whole genome shotgun sequence carries:
- a CDS encoding putative casein kinase I (encoded by transcript BESB_020600), which gives rise to MVQHQESRPHSGGGPSTVTALKDLKVAGVWKVGRKLGSGSFGDIFKGFNTQTGQEVALKVESTKAKHPQLLYEYKLLKHLQGGPGIAQAYCCETEGDYNIMVMELLGPSLEDVFNLCNRTFSLKTVLLLADQFLQRVEYIHSKNFIHRDIKPDNFLLGGPGHQNTIFMIDFGLAKKFRDPKTHQHIPYRENKNLTGTARYASISAHLGSEQSRRDDLEAVGYVLMYFCRGGTLPWQGIKANTKQEKYHKIMEKKMSTPVEVLCKSYPSEFATYLHYCRSLRFEDRPDYAYLRRLFRDLYIKEGYDEGDQEFDWSLKLSSRNLGLPSSRVQHAMCSQETRTRFKRDTDKPTDRDRGAPHLSNGNVGNPSMATNPGGHSSEVGGYPVERS
- a CDS encoding hypothetical protein (encoded by transcript BESB_020610) — its product is MWRTRDSQKSDEDVVKDLGRCRSQLAGERVKNEQRAGECHFDAHADTADAAGIGAAEENSEGQAETPSLEDADFEMSNPIEETEKDLRECFNCNPEFGINLAPLLVGLCSDRTVIEQDEAWDYEALFQEISEDLARESAEENPTAQGG